The Lonsdalea populi genome window below encodes:
- the mukB gene encoding chromosome partition protein MukB, with protein sequence MIERGKFRSLTLVNWNGFFARTFDLDELVTTLSGGNGAGKSTTMAAFVTALIPDLTLLHFRNTTEAGATSGSRDKGLHGKLRAGVCYSILDVVNSRHQRVLVGVRLQQVAGRDRKVDIKPFTIQGLPTSVAPTEILTQTVGERQARVLPLPELKERLEEIDGVQFKQFSSITDYHSLMFDLGIVPRRLRSASDRSKFYHLIEASLYGGISSAITRSLRDYLLPENSGVRKAFQDMEAALRENRMTLEAIRVTQSDRDLFKHLISEATSYVAADYMRHANERRIHLDDALTLRRDLFGSRKQLATEQYRHVEMSRELHEQSGAESDLETDYQSASDHLSLVQTAMRQQEKIERYSGDLEELSDKLEEQNEIVAESRDQQEENQERADAAEQEVDELKSQLADYQQALDAQQTRAIQYQQARQALERARALCQQPDLTPENADDWLDTFHAREQEATELLLMLEQKLSVADAAHSQYEQAYQLVTRVAGAVSRSEAWQAAKDALRDSASQLYQAQRVQPLRMRLSELEQRLREQQDAERLLQDFAKRNGQEYQPEELEGVQQELDAQIEELAGLVAEAGERRMALRQELDHIQQRIQQLTARAPVWLAAQETLSQLSEQSGEDFEDSRQVTECMQQLLERERETTVERDEVAARKREVEAQIERLSQPGGSEDQRLNALAERFGGVLLSEIYDDVTLDDAPYFSALYGPSRHAIVVADLSLVREQLSGLEDCPEDLYLIEGDPQSFDDGVFEVEELEKAVVVKIADRQWRYSRFPSVPLFGRAAREQRLESLRSERDALSEQYASLSFDVQKTQRLHQAFSRFIGAHLAVAFDDDPEEDIRQLNARRGELERAISNFDNENQQQRQQYEQAKENTALLNRLIPRISLLCDDTLADRVDEIREELDEAEEAARFIQQHGATLAQLEPLVSVLQNDPQQHEQLQADYTQAQSAQRLAKQQAFALTEVVQRRAHFSYTDSASMLHADADLNDKLRQRLEQAETERTRAREQLRQHQAQLTQYSQLQASLKSAYDAKREMLKELTQELTDIGVRADAESEARARQRRDELNAALSNNRARRNQLEKQLTFCEAEMEALQKKLRKLERGYHVMREQVVTAKSGWCSVMRLVRDNGMERRLHRRELAYMSADELRSMSDKALGALRQAVADNEHLRDVLRLSEDPKRPERKIQFYIAVYQHLRERIRQDIIRTDDPVEAIEQMEIELNRLTEELTSREKTLAISSRSVANIIRKTIQREQNRIRMLNQGLQAVAFGQVNSVRLNVNVRETHTTLLNVLSEQQEMHQDLFSSNRLTFSEALAKLYQRLNPEIDMGQRAPQTIGEELLDYRNYLEMEVEVNRGTDGWLRAESGALSTGEAIGTGMSILVMVVQSWEEESKRLRGKDISPCRLLFLDEAARLDAKSIATLFELCERLEMQLIIAAPENISPEKGTTYKLVRKVYQNHEHVHVVGLRGFAGETEESVATPTS encoded by the coding sequence ATGATTGAACGCGGTAAATTTCGCTCACTGACGCTGGTTAACTGGAACGGTTTCTTCGCCCGTACCTTCGACCTGGATGAACTGGTCACCACGCTGTCGGGCGGTAACGGCGCCGGGAAGTCCACCACGATGGCGGCCTTCGTCACCGCGCTGATCCCCGACCTGACCCTGCTGCACTTCCGCAACACCACCGAGGCCGGGGCGACTTCCGGCTCTCGCGATAAAGGGCTGCACGGCAAGCTGCGCGCCGGGGTGTGCTATTCCATTCTCGACGTGGTGAACTCCCGTCATCAGCGCGTGCTGGTGGGCGTGCGCCTGCAGCAGGTCGCCGGTCGCGATCGCAAAGTGGATATCAAACCCTTCACCATTCAGGGGCTGCCGACCTCCGTCGCCCCGACCGAGATTCTGACCCAGACCGTGGGCGAACGTCAGGCGCGCGTGCTGCCGTTGCCGGAGCTGAAAGAGCGTCTCGAAGAAATCGACGGGGTGCAGTTTAAGCAGTTCAGCTCCATCACCGATTACCACTCTCTGATGTTCGATTTAGGGATCGTGCCGCGGCGGCTACGCTCTGCGTCCGATCGCAGCAAGTTCTATCACCTGATCGAAGCGTCGTTGTACGGCGGTATATCCAGCGCCATCACCCGCTCGCTGCGCGACTACCTGTTGCCGGAAAACAGCGGCGTGCGCAAGGCGTTTCAGGATATGGAAGCCGCACTGCGCGAAAACCGCATGACGCTGGAAGCTATTCGCGTCACCCAGTCTGACCGCGATCTGTTTAAGCATCTGATTTCTGAAGCTACCTCTTACGTAGCGGCGGACTACATGCGGCATGCCAACGAGCGGCGCATTCATCTGGACGACGCGCTGACGCTGCGTCGCGATCTGTTCGGCAGCCGCAAGCAGCTGGCGACCGAGCAGTACCGCCATGTGGAAATGTCGCGCGAGCTGCATGAGCAGAGCGGCGCGGAGAGCGATCTCGAAACTGACTATCAGTCCGCCAGCGACCATTTGAGTCTGGTGCAGACGGCGATGCGTCAGCAGGAAAAAATCGAGCGCTACAGCGGCGATCTGGAAGAGCTGAGTGACAAGCTTGAAGAACAGAACGAAATCGTGGCGGAATCGCGCGATCAGCAAGAAGAAAATCAGGAGCGCGCCGACGCGGCGGAGCAGGAAGTCGACGAGCTGAAAAGCCAGCTGGCGGACTACCAGCAGGCGCTGGACGCGCAGCAAACGCGCGCCATCCAGTATCAGCAGGCGCGGCAGGCGCTGGAGCGCGCCCGCGCCCTCTGTCAACAGCCGGATCTGACGCCGGAAAACGCCGATGACTGGCTGGACACATTCCACGCCCGCGAGCAGGAAGCCACCGAACTGCTGCTGATGCTGGAGCAGAAATTAAGCGTGGCGGATGCGGCGCACAGCCAATACGAGCAGGCCTATCAACTGGTGACCCGGGTAGCAGGCGCAGTCAGCCGCAGCGAAGCCTGGCAGGCCGCCAAAGACGCCCTGCGCGACAGCGCCTCCCAGCTTTATCAGGCCCAACGCGTGCAGCCGCTGCGGATGCGGTTGTCCGAACTGGAACAGCGTCTGCGCGAGCAGCAGGACGCCGAACGTCTGCTGCAGGATTTTGCCAAGCGCAACGGTCAGGAGTATCAGCCGGAAGAGCTTGAGGGCGTGCAGCAGGAATTAGACGCGCAGATTGAAGAGTTGGCCGGACTGGTGGCGGAAGCCGGCGAACGTCGTATGGCGTTGCGTCAGGAGCTGGATCATATCCAGCAGCGCATCCAGCAGCTAACGGCCCGCGCGCCGGTGTGGCTGGCGGCGCAGGAAACGTTGTCCCAGCTCAGTGAACAGAGCGGGGAAGATTTCGAGGATAGTCGTCAGGTCACGGAATGCATGCAGCAGCTGCTGGAGCGTGAGCGCGAAACCACCGTCGAGCGCGACGAAGTGGCGGCCCGCAAGCGCGAAGTCGAGGCGCAGATCGAACGGCTCAGCCAGCCGGGCGGGTCGGAAGATCAGCGCCTGAACGCGCTGGCGGAGCGTTTTGGCGGTGTACTGTTGTCGGAGATCTACGATGATGTCACGCTGGACGACGCGCCATACTTCTCCGCGCTGTATGGCCCGTCGCGTCACGCTATCGTGGTCGCGGACCTGTCGCTGGTGCGTGAGCAGCTCTCCGGCCTAGAAGATTGTCCGGAAGATCTCTACCTGATCGAGGGCGATCCGCAGTCGTTCGATGACGGCGTGTTCGAAGTGGAAGAGCTGGAAAAAGCGGTCGTGGTGAAGATCGCCGACCGTCAGTGGCGCTACTCGCGCTTCCCGTCCGTGCCGTTGTTTGGCCGCGCCGCCCGTGAACAGCGTCTGGAAAGCCTGCGCAGCGAACGCGACGCGCTGTCCGAGCAGTACGCTTCGCTGTCGTTCGACGTCCAGAAAACCCAGCGTCTGCATCAGGCGTTCAGCCGTTTTATCGGCGCGCATCTGGCCGTGGCGTTCGACGACGATCCGGAAGAGGACATCCGCCAGCTTAACGCGCGTCGCGGCGAGCTGGAACGGGCCATTAGCAATTTCGACAATGAAAACCAGCAGCAGCGTCAGCAGTATGAGCAGGCCAAAGAGAACACGGCGCTGCTGAACCGTCTGATCCCGCGCATCAGCCTGTTGTGCGACGACACGTTGGCCGATCGGGTGGATGAAATCCGCGAGGAGCTTGACGAGGCGGAAGAGGCCGCGCGTTTCATCCAGCAGCACGGCGCCACGCTGGCGCAGTTGGAGCCGCTGGTCAGCGTCTTGCAGAACGATCCGCAACAGCATGAACAGCTGCAGGCGGACTACACGCAGGCGCAGAGCGCGCAGCGTCTCGCTAAACAGCAGGCCTTCGCGCTGACCGAGGTCGTGCAGCGCCGGGCGCATTTCAGCTATACCGATTCTGCGAGCATGCTGCATGCCGACGCCGATCTCAACGACAAGCTGCGTCAGCGGCTGGAGCAGGCGGAAACCGAGCGTACCCGCGCCCGCGAACAGCTGCGTCAGCATCAGGCTCAGCTGACGCAGTACAGCCAGCTACAGGCGTCGCTGAAAAGCGCCTATGACGCCAAGCGCGAGATGCTGAAAGAGTTGACGCAGGAACTCACCGATATCGGCGTGCGCGCGGATGCCGAGTCCGAAGCCCGCGCCCGTCAGCGTCGCGACGAGCTGAACGCGGCGTTGAGCAACAACCGAGCGCGTCGCAACCAGTTGGAGAAACAGCTGACCTTCTGCGAGGCCGAAATGGAGGCCTTGCAAAAGAAACTGCGCAAGCTGGAGCGCGGCTACCACGTGATGCGTGAACAGGTTGTCACCGCCAAGTCGGGCTGGTGCTCCGTCATGCGTCTGGTACGCGACAACGGCATGGAGCGACGGCTGCATCGCCGCGAACTGGCCTACATGAGCGCCGACGAGCTGCGTTCTATGTCGGATAAGGCGCTGGGCGCGTTGCGTCAGGCGGTAGCGGACAACGAGCACCTGCGCGACGTGTTGCGTTTATCCGAAGATCCCAAACGTCCGGAACGCAAAATCCAGTTCTACATCGCCGTTTATCAGCATCTGCGCGAGCGCATTCGTCAGGACATCATTCGTACCGATGACCCGGTGGAAGCCATCGAACAGATGGAGATCGAGCTTAACCGTCTGACGGAAGAGCTGACGTCGCGCGAGAAAACGCTGGCGATCAGCTCCCGCAGCGTGGCCAACATTATTCGCAAAACCATTCAGCGCGAGCAGAACCGTATTCGCATGCTGAACCAGGGGCTGCAGGCGGTGGCGTTCGGTCAGGTCAACAGCGTCCGCTTGAACGTGAACGTGCGTGAAACGCATACCACGCTTCTGAACGTGCTGTCGGAACAGCAGGAGATGCATCAGGATCTGTTTAGCAGCAACCGCCTGACCTTCTCGGAGGCGCTGGCGAAACTCTATCAGCGCCTGAATCCGGAAATCGATATGGGCCAGCGCGCGCCGCAGACCATCGGCGAGGAGCTGCTGGACTACCGCAACTATCTGGAGATGGAAGTGGAAGTCAACCGCGGCACCGACGGCTGGCTGCGTGCGGAGAGCGGGGCGCTGTCGACCGGGGAAGCCATCGGTACCGGGATGTCGATTCTGGTGATGGTGGTGCAGAGCTGGGAAGAAGAGTCCAAACGGCTGCGCGGCAAGGATATTTCGCCTTGTCGTCTGCTGTTCCTCGATGAAGCGGCGCGTCTGGATGCCAAGTCCATCGCCACGCTGTTCGAGCTGTGTGAACGGCTGGAAATGCAGCTGATCATCGCGGCGCCCGAGAACATCAGCCCAGAGAAAGGCACCACCTACAAGCTGGTCCGTAAGGTCTACCAGAACCACGAGCATGTGCATGTGGTTGGCCTGCGCGGCTTCGCCGGCGAAACCGAAGAGAGTGTGGCGACGCCGACGTCATAG
- the mukE gene encoding chromosome partition protein MukE, with amino-acid sequence MSSTNIEPIITAKLMAALSNPQFPAMDSQLRAGRHIGVEELENHALLMEFQEELELFYSRYNVELIRAPEGFFYLRPRSTTLIPRSVLSELDMMVGKILCYLYLSPERLAHEGIFSQQDLYDELMSLADENKLLKLVNQRSTGSDLDRQKLQEKVRTSLNRLRRLGMIYFMGSDNSKFRITEAVFRFGADVRSGDDPREAQLRMIRDGEAMPVESSLSLEDSDDGESSGDNPSVEDEQE; translated from the coding sequence ATGTCATCGACAAATATTGAACCGATTATCACGGCCAAACTGATGGCCGCGCTGTCCAACCCGCAGTTTCCTGCGATGGACAGCCAACTGCGCGCTGGACGCCACATTGGCGTTGAAGAGCTGGAAAACCACGCCCTGCTGATGGAGTTTCAGGAGGAGCTGGAGCTCTTCTACAGCCGCTATAACGTAGAACTGATTCGCGCGCCGGAGGGCTTTTTCTACCTGCGTCCGCGTTCAACGACGCTGATCCCGCGTTCCGTCCTGTCGGAGCTGGACATGATGGTGGGGAAAATCCTCTGCTATCTCTACCTCAGCCCCGAACGTCTCGCGCACGAGGGCATCTTCAGCCAGCAGGATTTGTATGACGAGCTGATGAGCCTGGCGGATGAAAACAAATTATTGAAGCTGGTCAATCAGCGTTCCACCGGGTCGGATCTGGACCGTCAGAAACTGCAGGAAAAAGTCCGCACCTCGCTGAACCGTCTGCGTCGGCTGGGCATGATTTACTTCATGGGCAGCGACAACAGCAAATTCCGCATTACCGAAGCGGTGTTCCGCTTCGGCGCCGACGTGCGCAGCGGCGACGACCCGCGTGAAGCGCAGCTGCGCATGATCCGCGATGGCGAAGCCATGCCGGTGGAAAGCAGCCTGTCGCTCGAAGACAGCGACGACGGAGAGTCAAGCGGCGATAACCCGAGTGTTGAGGATGAACAGGAATGA
- the mukF gene encoding chromosome partition protein MukF, which yields MSDFSQTVPELVAWARKNDFSISLPTERLAFLLSIATLNGERMDGEMSEGELVDAFRHVSQGFEQTHETIAQRANNAINDLVRQRLLNRFTSELADGNAIYRLTPLGIGITDYYIRQREFSALRLSMQLSIVAQELGRAAEAAEEGGDEFHWHRNVFAPLKYSVAEIFDSIDLTQRIMDEQQQGVKENIAGLLTQDWRAAISNCEQLLTETSDTLRELQDTLEAAGDKLQANLLRIQDATLGNDTLGFVDNLVFDLQGKLDRIISWGQQTIDLWIGYDRHVHKFIRTAIDMDKNRVFSQRLRQSVQTYFDQPWALTFANADRLLDMRDEELALRSDEVTGELPPELEYEEFSEMREQVAALVEQALEKYKEQRIPLSLSEVMRDYLAQYPRSRQFDVARIVVDQAVRLGVAEADFTGLPAQWQAINDYGAKVQAHVIDKY from the coding sequence ATGAGTGATTTTTCCCAGACCGTACCCGAACTGGTCGCCTGGGCTAGAAAAAACGATTTTTCGATTTCGCTGCCGACGGAAAGGCTGGCGTTTTTGCTGTCGATTGCCACGCTCAACGGCGAGCGCATGGACGGCGAGATGAGTGAAGGGGAACTGGTGGACGCGTTCCGCCACGTCAGCCAGGGATTTGAACAAACTCACGAAACCATTGCCCAACGCGCCAATAACGCAATCAACGATCTGGTGCGGCAGCGCCTGTTGAACCGGTTCACCAGCGAGCTGGCGGACGGCAATGCCATCTACCGACTGACGCCGCTCGGCATCGGGATCACGGACTACTATATTCGTCAGCGCGAATTCTCCGCGCTGCGTCTCTCCATGCAGCTTTCTATCGTCGCTCAGGAATTAGGCCGCGCCGCAGAAGCAGCGGAAGAGGGCGGCGACGAATTTCACTGGCACCGCAACGTCTTTGCGCCGCTGAAATACTCGGTGGCGGAAATCTTCGACAGCATCGATCTGACCCAGCGTATCATGGACGAACAGCAGCAGGGGGTGAAAGAGAATATCGCCGGGCTGTTGACGCAGGACTGGCGCGCGGCCATCAGCAACTGCGAACAGTTGCTGACCGAAACTTCCGACACGCTGCGCGAGCTGCAGGATACGCTGGAGGCCGCAGGTGACAAGCTGCAGGCCAATCTGCTGCGCATTCAGGACGCGACCCTCGGCAACGATACGCTGGGCTTTGTGGATAACCTGGTGTTCGACCTGCAGGGTAAGCTGGACCGCATCATTAGTTGGGGACAGCAGACCATCGACCTGTGGATCGGCTACGACCGCCACGTGCACAAATTTATTCGTACCGCCATCGATATGGATAAAAACCGCGTCTTCTCACAGCGGTTGCGGCAGTCGGTGCAGACCTATTTCGACCAGCCGTGGGCGCTGACCTTTGCCAACGCCGACCGGTTGTTGGATATGCGTGACGAAGAGCTGGCGCTGCGCAGCGATGAGGTCACCGGGGAACTGCCGCCGGAGCTGGAATATGAAGAGTTCAGCGAGATGCGTGAGCAGGTTGCCGCGCTGGTGGAGCAAGCGTTGGAAAAATATAAAGAGCAGCGCATTCCGCTGTCTCTGAGCGAGGTGATGCGCGACTATCTGGCGCAATATCCTCGCTCCCGGCAATTTGACGTTGCCAGAATTGTGGTCGACCAGGCCGTGCGTCTGGGCGTGGCCGAAGCCGATTTTACCGGATTGCCCGCGCAATGGCAGGCAATCAATGATTACGGAGCCAAGGTACAGGCCCATGTCATCGACAAATATTGA